Genomic window (Corynebacterium simulans):
CGCGAAGGATTCTGGAGTCATAATAAGTAGTCTAAATCAGAGCCTAAATTATAGTGTCGGGGACGGGAAATGTTACTTCCGACGTAGCAGTGCCGCGATGCCAGCAACCACAGCACCCATCGCCGCACCTGCACCGAGGGTCACGCTAGTCGACGGTCCGCTCTTGACCTCATTGCGCACGCGGATCACGGCAGGCTCCGGCACTGGTGGCTCCGCCAACTCCATGGATTCTTCGGTGGTGGCGGTCCACGCGGAGACATAAAGTACGACGCGCCAAACGAGGTACATCATGACCATAAGCACAATAACCGGACCAAATACCGCACCCGCGGGGTTGCCGGAGGCAGAAGACATGATCACGGTGGAAAGCTGCTTGATGGCCTCGAATGCCACCGCACCGATTACCGCGCCCTTCAAGCCGGACTTGGTAGGGACCTCTGTGCGTGGAAGGAAGACGATCATCCACCAGAACACGAGGAAGTTCGCCAGCAGGCCGAGGGCAATACCGGCCAGGAAGATCACGGCGTCCATGCCCGGGAAAGAGGCGATGCCGACCTTGTCAAAGATTTGCTGAGTAAGACCGGACGAGCCCGCGGCGGTAACGCCGAAGGCGATGATGAGCGCCACCAGCAGGCCGATTAGGCCCAGAAGGTCGCTCAATTTTTGGGTAAAGAAGTTGCCCTGGGTTTCGTTCGGGTCCTTATCCCACATCGCAGAAATGCCGATACGCAGGTGATTCATCCAGCCCAAGCCGGACCAGAGAGTGGTAAGGCCACCGATGCCGTACATCGCGCCGCGCTGGGCGATGGCGGTTTCTAGGACCTCGTTGATGGTGCCACCAAGGTCGCCGGATACGGAGTTGGAAATGTAATCCTGGACCTGCTGCATGAGGTCAGGGCGGTTCGCCAAGACCGTTGCGACGCCTGCCACTGTAAGCATGAATAGCGGGAATATTGCCAGCACTGAGAAATAGGTGATGCCGGCGGCGAACTGGTTGCCGCCATTTTCGCCGTAGCGGCCCAGCATGCGCATGATGTGGTCGACAAAAGGCGACTTATCCCGCACCTTGTCTACCGGACCTGGGTCATCAGCGTAGGCGCGCTCGATGCCGTAGTCGTCCGTCTTGGAAGAGTCTGTTTGGGTGGTGGTAGCCACGGGCAACATGTCCTTTTCACGTATGAGTTTTTCACAAATAAGTTCGGACTACCCAGGTTAGCGTGTCACACCACCACCGCGCAGATTAGCTAGCGATTATTTGCGCAGTCGGGGGAGGAATCCGACTGCCTCGTAAACCTTCTCCACGAGCGGTTCTGCGATCTCCGAAGCCGCCTCTGCGCCTTTAGCCAGCAGGCGCTCCAGCTCGCCGCGGTCCGCCATAAGCTCGTCATAGCGCGACTTCAAAGGAGTGGTAAACGCCTCTAGCGCATCGGCGGTATCCACCTTG
Coding sequences:
- a CDS encoding YhjD/YihY/BrkB family envelope integrity protein, whose protein sequence is MATTTQTDSSKTDDYGIERAYADDPGPVDKVRDKSPFVDHIMRMLGRYGENGGNQFAAGITYFSVLAIFPLFMLTVAGVATVLANRPDLMQQVQDYISNSVSGDLGGTINEVLETAIAQRGAMYGIGGLTTLWSGLGWMNHLRIGISAMWDKDPNETQGNFFTQKLSDLLGLIGLLVALIIAFGVTAAGSSGLTQQIFDKVGIASFPGMDAVIFLAGIALGLLANFLVFWWMIVFLPRTEVPTKSGLKGAVIGAVAFEAIKQLSTVIMSSASGNPAGAVFGPVIVLMVMMYLVWRVVLYVSAWTATTEESMELAEPPVPEPAVIRVRNEVKSGPSTSVTLGAGAAMGAVVAGIAALLRRK